A section of the Candidatus Wallbacteria bacterium genome encodes:
- the radC gene encoding DNA repair protein RadC, translating into MKKGSDKSTFPREKLALKGAEYLSDKELLAILLGSGTEKHDVFKLADEILKKFDSTKGKLRLKDLTEIEGIGQAKASIIIAALEFSRRRIKPEGLQIKFPTDVMPLIANFADRKQEHFLCISVNGANEVIAVRVVTIGIVNKTLVHPREVFADPIVDRASSIIVAHNHPAGGLTPSREDIDLTRKLKDAGEILGIKLLDHIIFNQKGHYSFLADGKL; encoded by the coding sequence ATGAAAAAAGGCAGCGATAAATCCACTTTTCCCCGTGAAAAACTGGCACTTAAAGGCGCTGAGTACTTGTCTGATAAGGAATTACTCGCCATACTTCTGGGCAGCGGCACTGAAAAGCACGATGTTTTCAAGCTGGCTGATGAGATACTCAAGAAATTCGACTCAACAAAGGGCAAATTACGCTTGAAAGATCTTACAGAAATTGAAGGGATCGGCCAGGCCAAGGCTTCAATCATCATAGCTGCTTTGGAATTCTCCCGCCGCAGGATCAAGCCTGAAGGTCTGCAAATCAAATTCCCGACAGATGTTATGCCACTGATTGCGAATTTCGCTGACCGCAAGCAGGAGCATTTTCTCTGCATTTCAGTCAATGGTGCCAATGAAGTGATTGCTGTCAGGGTTGTAACCATCGGAATTGTGAATAAAACCCTGGTTCATCCCCGCGAAGTATTTGCTGATCCGATTGTTGATAGAGCCAGCTCTATCATAGTTGCACACAATCATCCTGCAGGCGGCTTGACGCCAAGCAGGGAAGATATCGATCTGACGCGCAAACTGAAAGATGCCGGTGAAATCCTTGGCATCAAGCTGCTGGATCACATCATTTTCAATCAGAAAGGGCATTACAGCTTTCTGGCTGACGGTAAGTTATGA
- a CDS encoding MerR family transcriptional regulator → MEGYTVNRLAEMADVSVRTLHHYDQIGLLKPDTRTEAGYRLYGMAKLLRLQQILFYRELGFELKEIRKILDHPEFEPVGALENHRELLGKKIARLKKLLATVDSTIKDLKGERKMLKDEELYEGFSKEQIERYKKEVREKYDPVLVQESKRRIGKMSKEQWNAVKTEGGEIARLLGKLLGRKSSDPEVQKLIARHHAWIENFYPAPAEVYRGLGQLYTDNPEFRAFYEKYGKNLADFMKEAIEYYCGHDLKK, encoded by the coding sequence ATGGAAGGGTATACAGTGAACAGGCTGGCTGAGATGGCTGATGTGAGTGTGCGCACGCTTCATCACTATGACCAGATCGGACTGTTAAAACCGGATACGCGAACCGAGGCCGGTTACAGGCTGTATGGAATGGCTAAGCTCTTGCGGCTGCAGCAGATCCTGTTTTACAGGGAACTGGGATTCGAATTGAAGGAAATCCGGAAAATACTTGATCATCCTGAATTCGAACCAGTCGGAGCCCTGGAAAATCACAGGGAACTTCTGGGGAAAAAGATCGCCAGGCTGAAAAAGCTCCTCGCTACAGTCGACAGTACCATCAAAGACCTGAAAGGAGAACGGAAAATGCTTAAAGATGAAGAATTATACGAAGGGTTTTCAAAAGAACAGATTGAGCGCTACAAAAAGGAAGTGCGTGAAAAGTACGATCCTGTGCTGGTGCAGGAATCAAAGCGCAGGATCGGGAAAATGTCTAAAGAGCAGTGGAATGCAGTCAAAACTGAAGGAGGCGAGATCGCCAGACTGCTGGGAAAGCTGCTGGGGCGCAAGTCGTCAGACCCTGAAGTCCAGAAGCTGATAGCCCGCCATCACGCCTGGATCGAGAACTTCTATCCTGCGCCGGCTGAAGTCTATCGCGGGCTCGGGCAGCTGTACACAGACAATCCGGAATTCAGGGCTTTCTATGAAAAGTACGGTAAAAACCTGGCGGATTTCATGAAAGAAGCGATTGAATATTACTGTGGACATGATCTGAAGAAGTAA
- a CDS encoding M20/M25/M40 family metallo-hydrolase codes for MENNEITLLKKILTIRSLSGNEEELSAYLFDQLKAAGIESRLQPVSGKSSNLLARVSLGRKYRLVISAHLDTETVQDPAKWQFPPYEAQEIKGRIYGRGANDTKGCLAAFFSGLIESRELVKTGEVLLALTCREETDSAGVYALQSDEWFQGIVNGVLVGEPCFDEKYKAIFKSYPSIWLGGTGRQEIRISGDFLEMLQAACLIEGEMSEKYDPILGSGYYRVRRCLGSRNQTSGKYYSLRGEPRHGSGEKLSRNLAVDMLRLAFKYEDISSFCVEPNQAADGNYYLSIPETARFCLTSDEHQAEIGILSEKLGYTLSEGSPFPPPVENFFIVDRNSIASETQSDVEQDLTKKIKRFAALRVDYLKRNPQFLRGWQQPVNSEFSQLVNSSIREINGRVPVAIYRMGPSDANAFSADFKWEAVVFGTYGANIHSDDEWVSAESVTEVKETVKRIIQKLEAGAQR; via the coding sequence ATGGAAAACAATGAAATCACTCTGCTGAAAAAGATCCTGACGATCAGGTCCCTGTCCGGCAATGAAGAGGAACTCTCAGCCTATCTATTCGACCAACTGAAAGCAGCTGGAATCGAATCCAGGCTGCAGCCTGTGTCAGGCAAATCCTCCAATCTGCTCGCCAGAGTTTCGCTTGGCCGGAAATACAGGCTCGTAATATCGGCACATCTGGACACTGAAACAGTTCAGGACCCGGCAAAATGGCAGTTCCCACCTTACGAAGCTCAGGAGATAAAGGGCCGCATCTATGGACGGGGCGCCAATGACACCAAAGGCTGCCTGGCAGCCTTTTTTTCAGGGCTGATCGAATCCAGGGAACTGGTGAAAACAGGGGAAGTGCTGCTTGCCTTGACGTGCAGGGAGGAAACCGATTCTGCCGGAGTCTATGCCCTGCAATCAGACGAATGGTTTCAGGGAATAGTGAATGGAGTGCTGGTTGGAGAGCCCTGTTTTGATGAGAAATACAAAGCGATTTTCAAGTCCTATCCCTCGATCTGGCTCGGCGGTACCGGCAGGCAGGAGATCCGGATCAGCGGAGATTTTCTGGAAATGCTGCAGGCTGCCTGTCTGATCGAGGGCGAGATGTCTGAAAAATACGATCCGATTCTGGGTTCCGGTTATTACAGGGTGCGCAGATGCCTGGGATCGAGAAACCAGACCAGCGGGAAATACTACTCCCTGAGAGGCGAACCGAGACACGGTTCAGGAGAGAAACTGTCCAGAAATCTGGCGGTCGACATGTTAAGGCTCGCATTCAAATACGAGGATATTTCCAGTTTCTGCGTTGAACCAAACCAGGCTGCGGATGGGAATTATTACTTATCTATACCTGAAACCGCCAGGTTCTGCCTGACTTCGGACGAACATCAGGCAGAGATCGGGATACTGTCCGAGAAACTCGGGTACACTCTCTCCGAGGGCAGCCCCTTTCCGCCTCCCGTAGAAAACTTTTTCATTGTAGACCGCAACAGCATCGCATCGGAAACCCAGTCGGATGTCGAGCAGGACCTGACCAAGAAAATCAAGCGGTTTGCAGCTCTACGCGTGGATTACCTGAAGCGGAATCCCCAGTTCCTGCGCGGCTGGCAGCAGCCTGTGAACAGCGAGTTTTCCCAGCTCGTGAACAGTTCGATCAGGGAAATCAACGGCCGCGTTCCAGTGGCGATCTACCGCATGGGTCCGTCGGACGCCAACGCCTTTTCCGCTGATTTCAAATGGGAGGCCGTGGTTTTTGGAACCTATGGGGCCAACATCCATTCGGATGACGAGTGGGTCTCTGCCGAGAGTGTGACTGAGGTCAAGGAAACCGTGAAGCGGATCATTCAAAAGCTCGAAGCTGGAGCTCAGCGCTGA
- the add gene encoding adenosine deaminase, with protein MAEQIQKVSLELLQKLPKVDLHCHLDGSLRLSTILELAKENNVKLPTFDEEGIRKIVVKEADCTSLVDYLKAFDITLMVMQEKDALIRTAYELAEDAAKENIRYLEVRYAPILHLERNLKLTEVVESVIDGLQMAEKKFQIKTGVIICGIRHISPDYSLRLAELALAYKNKGVVGFDLAGAEADYPAKHHREAFDLVLKNNVNCTVHAGEAYGPESISQAIHYCGAHRIGHGTRLKENGDLLNYVNDHRMPLEICLTSNIQTSSVKNFAEHPLRFYYDYGLRVTVNTDNRLVSNTTVSRELWLAHQHFKFNLYELIRLIKAGIKSAFLPYKDKQKLFRSMTDEINRILGENVTEI; from the coding sequence ATGGCTGAACAGATACAGAAAGTATCGCTGGAACTTCTTCAAAAACTTCCCAAGGTAGATCTCCACTGCCATCTGGACGGGTCGCTCAGACTTTCCACGATTCTGGAACTGGCCAAGGAAAATAATGTCAAACTGCCGACTTTCGATGAAGAAGGCATCCGCAAGATTGTCGTCAAGGAAGCTGACTGCACTTCACTGGTGGATTATCTCAAAGCCTTTGACATCACGCTGATGGTGATGCAGGAAAAGGATGCTCTGATCCGCACCGCATATGAGCTGGCCGAGGACGCAGCGAAAGAGAACATCCGCTACCTGGAAGTGCGCTATGCGCCGATCCTGCATCTGGAGCGGAACCTCAAGCTGACCGAGGTCGTGGAGTCAGTGATTGACGGCCTGCAGATGGCTGAAAAAAAATTCCAGATCAAGACCGGAGTGATTATCTGCGGCATCCGCCATATCAGTCCGGATTATTCGCTGAGACTTGCGGAACTCGCGCTGGCCTATAAAAACAAAGGCGTCGTAGGATTCGACCTGGCCGGCGCAGAGGCCGACTATCCTGCCAAACATCACAGGGAAGCCTTTGACCTGGTGCTCAAGAACAATGTCAACTGCACTGTGCACGCAGGAGAGGCCTATGGACCCGAGAGTATCAGCCAGGCCATCCATTACTGCGGCGCTCACAGGATCGGGCATGGGACCAGGCTCAAGGAAAACGGGGACCTGCTGAATTATGTGAACGACCACCGCATGCCGCTGGAAATCTGCCTGACTTCAAACATCCAGACCTCATCAGTCAAGAATTTCGCCGAGCATCCGCTCAGGTTTTACTATGACTACGGCCTGAGGGTCACAGTCAACACAGACAACCGGCTTGTTTCCAATACTACAGTGAGCCGTGAACTCTGGCTCGCTCACCAGCATTTCAAGTTCAACCTGTATGAGTTGATCCGTCTGATCAAAGCAGGCATCAAGAGCGCTTTCCTGCCATACAAGGATAAGCAGAAACTTTTCCGCTCGATGACGGATGAGATCAACAGGATACTCGGGGAAAATGTTACCGAAATCTAA
- a CDS encoding carbamoyltransferase N-terminal domain-containing protein gives MSRVKYFFDSGDAHKSLHYLLSKSGISPAEIAGMAVNYGAYLPSVARRDGDGFLLDYKLGSRQIPTRLFNHHLSHAAAVYHTSGLADCLIMVSDARGSAELGGYPVTEADWLHGSRGQEETISFYHGKKGVSLLNRMVFPHSLGEFYSLITAWLGFNSHNHPHDVEFNEGKTMGLAPYGAGFYKGETFIFLEKEGFSFNPEYIRVKDDSLFLTDLFLYTFGSYRQQNEPLNSQHQLAAFIAQNDLEKTVHYLIESQAFKNPAENLLLSGGTFHNSVLNGKLKSSTFFKNVFAMPAADDSGLAIGNAFLSYLSR, from the coding sequence ATGTCAAGGGTCAAGTACTTTTTTGATTCAGGCGATGCTCACAAATCACTGCATTATCTTTTATCCAAATCCGGAATCAGCCCCGCAGAAATTGCCGGGATGGCCGTAAACTACGGCGCTTATCTGCCATCAGTCGCCAGGAGAGACGGAGACGGTTTTCTGCTCGATTACAAGCTTGGCAGCCGTCAGATCCCCACCCGCCTCTTCAATCATCATCTCTCACATGCGGCAGCCGTTTACCACACCTCAGGCCTAGCCGACTGCCTGATCATGGTTTCAGACGCCAGGGGATCAGCAGAGCTTGGAGGATATCCTGTAACTGAAGCGGACTGGCTGCACGGCAGCCGGGGGCAGGAGGAAACCATCAGTTTTTATCATGGAAAAAAAGGAGTCAGTCTTTTGAACCGCATGGTGTTTCCCCATTCTCTAGGGGAATTCTATTCCCTGATTACGGCCTGGCTGGGATTCAACAGCCACAACCATCCGCATGACGTGGAATTCAACGAAGGCAAGACCATGGGACTGGCTCCATACGGAGCCGGATTTTACAAAGGCGAGACTTTCATCTTCCTGGAAAAGGAAGGGTTTTCCTTTAATCCTGAATACATCAGGGTCAAAGATGATTCACTGTTTCTCACAGACCTGTTCCTTTACACTTTCGGTTCTTACAGACAGCAGAATGAGCCGCTCAACTCTCAGCATCAACTGGCAGCCTTCATCGCCCAGAATGATCTGGAAAAAACCGTGCATTACCTGATCGAATCGCAGGCTTTTAAAAACCCGGCAGAGAATCTGCTTCTCTCAGGCGGCACTTTCCACAATTCGGTCTTGAACGGGAAACTGAAATCTTCGACCTTTTTCAAAAATGTATTCGCGATGCCTGCAGCCGACGATTCAGGCCTGGCGATCGGGAACGCGTTTCTTTCGTATCTGAGCCGGTAA
- a CDS encoding cold shock domain-containing protein, producing the protein MKSEDESEYPFHFTAIVGRLIKVAQIGEKARFEVIKDQNSGEYNAYNIVFISGTAAQNAGVVAWFDQKTGNGVIHSDDGQQVIFQNSSFQETLGTKLKKDLRVTFEITQVENIDGNLVPKAIKIELEETP; encoded by the coding sequence ATGAAATCAGAGGACGAATCCGAGTATCCATTTCATTTTACAGCCATTGTGGGCAGGCTGATCAAAGTGGCCCAGATCGGCGAAAAAGCGCGTTTCGAAGTGATCAAGGATCAGAACAGCGGTGAATACAATGCTTACAATATCGTATTCATTTCCGGAACAGCAGCTCAGAATGCCGGAGTAGTGGCCTGGTTCGATCAGAAGACAGGCAATGGAGTGATCCATTCCGACGACGGGCAGCAGGTGATTTTCCAGAATTCGAGTTTCCAGGAGACGCTTGGCACCAAACTCAAAAAGGATCTGCGCGTCACTTTCGAAATCACCCAGGTTGAGAATATAGACGGCAATCTGGTTCCCAAGGCGATAAAGATCGAACTGGAAGAAACACCGTAG